Proteins encoded within one genomic window of Pseudorasbora parva isolate DD20220531a chromosome 3, ASM2467924v1, whole genome shotgun sequence:
- the LOC137071653 gene encoding uncharacterized protein F54H12.2-like: protein MALLHRMSGECIKSELDLFTVPLTQTVIEKNTYLEVPPLSAISDSAPLEFFIAGNGEDYVDLNNTLLYLRVKITAPDGSDIPNTARVGLINYPGASIFSQVDVSLGDRLISQSSSTYPYRCIIESLLNYSNDALESLFSAGLFYKDTAGYMDTADPTGRNKGLEKRSQYTEESKTVELLAPIHSDIFFQEKLMLNGVDIKIRMIRGKDEFCLMRTGDVAYKLKIMTASLFVKKVSVSPSVRLGHAQALLSTTAKYPIDRVCLKNFSIPAGSRVSNQENLFLGTLPKSIVLAMVDNDAFTGAYRKNPFAFKNYDLEYLAVYVDGQQFPAKPLQPDFEAGLAVREFYQLAMASGRHLKNQALSIDRNDFLNGYALYAFNLTPDEDCGQHISLIKSGNIRLEARFKNALTHTINLIVYAVFDSIIEVSNRRQVLVDYY from the coding sequence ATGGCATTACTGCATCGAATGTCTGGAGAGTGTATCAAGTCCGAGTTGGACTTATTTACAGTCCCCCTGACACAGACGGTTATCGAGAAAAACACTTATTTAGAAGTACCCCCATTATCAGCTATATCGGACTCCGCGCCTCTAGAGTTTTTTATCGCGGGAAACGGCGAGGACTATGTGGACCTTAATAATACATTACTGTATCTACGTGTTAAAATCACGGCTCCTGATGGATCTGATATCCCAAACACCGCCCGGGTTGGGTTAATAAACTACCCCGGTGCATCTATATTTTCCCAAGTAGACGTCAGTCTCGGCGATCGATTAATATCTCAGAGTTCCAGTACGTATCCTTATCGTTGTATCATCGAGAGTCTTCTCAATTACAGTAATGATGCTCTGGAATCACTCTTTTCAGCCGGTCTGTTTTACAAGGACACCGCCGGGTATATGGACACTGCCGACCCTACGGGACGTAACAAAGGACTGGAAAAGAGATCACAATACACTGAGGAGAGTAAAACCGTTGAACTGCTGGCACCCATTCACAGCGATATTTTCTTTCAAGAAAAATTAATGTTAAATGGAGTTGACATTAAAATACGGATGATCAGAGGCAAAGATGAATTCTGTCTGATGAGGACCGGCGATGTCGCATACAAATTAAAAATCATGACGGCATCCCTGTTTGTCAAGAAAGTTTCCGTTTCTCCATCTGTGAGACTCGGACATGCCCAGGCCCTGCTCTCGACCACAGCCAAGTACCCCATAGATAGGGTATGCTTAAAAAATTTCTCCATACCGGCGGGCAGTCGTGTTTCAAATCAAGAAAATTTATTCTTAGGAACTCTGCCGAAATCTATCGTTCTGGCTATGGTCGATAACGACGCATTCACCGGAGCCTACAGAAAAAACCCCTTTGCGTTCAAAAATTACGACTTGGAGTACCTGGCAGTATACGTAGACGGCCAGCAATTTCCCGCCAAGCCCCTACAGCCTGATTTCGAGGCAGGGTTAGCTGTACGTGAATTTTACCAACTGGCTATGGCATCTGGAAGGCATCTTAAAAACCAAGCGCTCTCTATCGACAGGAATGACTTTCTCAATGGATATGCGCTTTATGCCTTTAATCTCACCCCTGATGAAGACTGCGGGCAGCACATATCCCTCATCAAGTCGGGGAATATCAGACTTGAAGCACGCTTCAAAAATGCACTAACGCATACTATTAATTTGATCGTCTATGCAGTGTTTGACAGTATCATTGAAGTCTCTAATCGCAGACAGGTCCTGGTCGATTACTATTGA
- the LOC137071655 gene encoding uncharacterized protein, whose translation MDGHYKDTTSIASQQSTLAANVELRAFQAIDHTANAELLAFQAIDLLSATPNDDDADELALFVTQPGFIDLTQEDNEAEVSTSVKSPTLGTPLIDLTLYDDNPGDSTSNESAPLRDGRGKSTTSRTGSPIISSTEVVDLTTESIGEHGSNNSASSYTNRQLRDTTTSHVPKAELIGDEVPVPCYTKQTLKRRRSSGVSTAARSSNNILIDDEVPGPSYTNHTGKRRRSTASSSTVWTPNDVLIHEAASALDDPFESPRSSCNTSSPQRVPQSPPLGERCDGRPGTLLLWSESQTNAWDGVSWTSEYETSVRDRQTPYPVHTPAEEEEEEEEEHVVVVEEEHNDIEHPPRFRNLQHHDDRTLLLMLLNNFVTLGDEIRNSSAALHAEYRNHLEAFYADVSNRLDERVNAINTSVETCDDNIRQLISDVHQQNQRLDNYFNRMETWIDQTLFVLNDQLRERRLMVQLLCLLTSQMRQHRP comes from the exons ATGGATGGGCACTATAAAGACACAACCTCTATTGCTAGCCAACAGTCTACCCTAG ctgcAAACGTTGAGCTGAGGGCCTTTCAGGCTATTGATCACA ctgccAATGCAGAGCTGTTGGCGTTTCAGGCCATAGACCTAT TATCTGCTACCCCGAATGACGACGATGCTGATG AGCTGGCTCTCTTTGTCACTCAACCTGGCTTTATCGACCTTACTCAAGAAGATAACGAGGCTGAGGTGTCTACAAGCGTCAAGTCTCCTACACTAGGAACCCCGCTTATTGATCTTACGCTATACGATGATAACCCTGGGGATTCCACATCCAATGAGTCTGCTCCGCTAAGAGACGGTCGAGGTAAATCTACAACGTCAAGAACGGGGAGCCCAATAATCTCTAGTACTGAAGTGGTAGACCTCACAACCGAATCGATCGGCGAGCACGGGTCAAACAACTCTGCGTCATCATACACAAATCGTCAGCTCCGTGACACTACCACCTCACATGTCCCCAAGGCAGAGCTAATCGGTG ACGAAGTCCCGGTGCCATGCTATACAAAACAGACCCTGAAAAGAAGACGAAGCTCGGGGGTTTCTACCGCTGCTCGGAGTTCTAATAACATCCTAATTGATG ACGAAGTCCCAGGGCCAAGCTATACAAACCATACCGGCAAGAGAAGACGCAGCACCGCCAGCTCTAGCACTGTTTGGACTCCTAATGATGTGTTAATCCATG aGGCTGCATCCGCATTAGACGATCCGTTCGAGTCGCCCAGGAGCAGCTGCAACACATCCAGTCCCCAGAGGGTCCCTCAATCCCCGCCGCTTGGTG AAAGATGCGACGGTAGGCCGGGCACTCTGCTATTATGGTCTGAGTCTCAGACGAATGCGTGGGATGGTGTGTCTTGGACGAGCGAATATGAGACTAGTGTGAGAGATCGTCAGACACCGTATCCTGTGCACACACCggctgaagaagaagaagaagaagaagaggagcaCGTAGTAGTAGTAGAAGAAGAACACAACGACATTGAGCACCCCCCCAGGTTTAGAAATCTGCAGCATCACGACGACAGAACTCTGCTTCTAATGCTCCTTAACAATTTTGTGACATTGGGCGATGAGATTCGTAACAGCTCAGCCGCTCTACATGCCGAATACCGGAACCACTTAGAAGCCTTTTACGCTGATGTATCTAACAGGTTAGATGAGCGGGTTAATGCTATAAATACAAGTGTGGAGACCTGTGATGACAATATTCGACAATTAATATCTGACGTGCATCAGCAGAATCAAAGACTAGATAATTATTTCAATCGTATGGAGACATGGATTGATCAGACCCTCTTTGTATTAAATGATCAGCTGCGAGAGAGGAGGCTGATGGTACAACTCTTATGCTTATTAACCAGTCAGATGCGCCAACATCGGCCATAG